In the genome of Aureimonas sp. OT7, one region contains:
- a CDS encoding UTRA domain-containing protein, protein MDASGEEASRRFVTFVDSAGERVAGELELIEAFISRADDAIAADLKIVPGSDILAMRRQRRHGGRIFLTEVAQSPYAPPAGARSATALMEAAEGRWFGHSLAVRMSETVRPIVAGADDARVFGVQDGEPLLELTRVIFSYDGVALERRVARCYLGQDLFYENS, encoded by the coding sequence TTGGACGCGTCCGGAGAAGAAGCGTCGCGGCGCTTCGTCACCTTCGTCGACAGCGCCGGAGAGCGCGTCGCCGGAGAGCTCGAACTGATCGAAGCGTTTATATCCAGGGCGGACGACGCCATCGCCGCCGACCTGAAGATCGTACCAGGCAGCGATATCCTGGCCATGCGACGCCAGCGCCGGCATGGCGGGCGCATCTTTCTAACCGAGGTCGCGCAAAGTCCGTATGCGCCGCCGGCCGGCGCGCGCAGCGCAACCGCCCTGATGGAGGCCGCCGAGGGGCGTTGGTTCGGGCACAGCCTGGCCGTCCGGATGTCCGAGACGGTGAGGCCGATCGTGGCCGGGGCCGACGATGCGCGCGTTTTCGGCGTACAGGACGGGGAGCCCCTGCTGGAATTGACGCGCGTCATCTTCAGTTATGATGGCGTGGCGCTGGAACGGCGGGTCGCGCGCTGCTATCTGGGGCAGGATTTGTTCTACGAGAACAGCTGA
- the zwf gene encoding glucose-6-phosphate dehydrogenase: MTSHIIPVDSFDYVVFGGNGDLAERKLLPALYHRDLDGQLPDDSRIIGASRTSLSDEEYRAFARAAIDRFVAPQDHDEAAIERFLGRLFYLTVDARADGGWKELKALLDQAPPSRIRAFYLAVGPSLFGDFAMRIRSFGLVNDRTRLVVEKPVGRDLESARQLNRIIGEHFEEHQVFRIDHYLGKETVQNLMALRFANMLYEPLWNSAFVDHVQITVAESVGLEGRAGYYDKAGALRDMVQNHIVQLMCLVALEPPGAIDGNALRDEKLKVLRALKPIDARNVEHVTVRGQYRSGASNGGPARSYLEDLGEDSSNTETFVAIKAEINNWRWAGVPFYLRTGKRLTQRMSEIVVTFRPIPHNIFGGAAGHVQQNQLVLRLQPDEGVKQWLMIKDPGPGGMRLRHVPLDMSFAESFGVRNPDAYERLLMDVIRGNQTLFMRRDEVEAAWEWVGPILAAWEEKDIRPQGYTAGTWGPSGSIALIERDGRTWHEPE; encoded by the coding sequence GTGACCAGCCACATCATCCCGGTAGACAGTTTCGACTATGTTGTTTTCGGGGGCAACGGCGACCTGGCGGAGCGCAAGCTTTTGCCGGCCCTCTACCACCGCGACCTCGACGGGCAGCTTCCCGACGATTCCCGCATCATCGGCGCATCGCGGACGTCGCTCAGCGACGAGGAATACCGCGCCTTCGCCCGCGCGGCGATCGACCGTTTCGTTGCACCGCAGGATCATGACGAGGCCGCCATCGAACGCTTCCTCGGCCGACTCTTCTACCTGACGGTCGATGCGCGGGCCGATGGCGGCTGGAAGGAACTGAAAGCGCTGCTGGACCAGGCGCCGCCAAGCCGCATCCGCGCCTTCTACCTTGCGGTCGGGCCATCCCTGTTCGGCGATTTCGCCATGCGCATCCGAAGCTTCGGCCTCGTCAACGACCGGACACGCCTGGTCGTCGAGAAGCCGGTCGGGCGCGACCTCGAATCGGCTCGCCAGCTGAACCGGATCATCGGCGAGCACTTCGAGGAGCATCAGGTCTTCCGCATCGATCACTACCTCGGCAAGGAGACGGTGCAGAACCTGATGGCGCTGCGCTTTGCCAACATGCTCTACGAGCCGCTGTGGAACTCGGCCTTCGTGGACCATGTGCAGATCACGGTTGCCGAATCGGTCGGCCTCGAGGGACGGGCGGGCTATTACGACAAGGCCGGCGCCCTGCGCGACATGGTGCAGAATCACATCGTGCAGCTCATGTGCCTGGTGGCGCTGGAGCCGCCGGGCGCCATCGACGGCAATGCCCTTCGCGACGAGAAGCTGAAAGTCCTGCGTGCTCTGAAGCCGATCGACGCGCGCAATGTCGAGCACGTCACCGTCCGTGGCCAGTACCGGTCGGGCGCCTCCAACGGCGGGCCGGCACGCAGCTATCTCGAGGATCTCGGCGAAGACTCCAGCAACACCGAGACGTTCGTCGCCATCAAGGCCGAGATCAACAATTGGCGCTGGGCCGGCGTACCCTTCTACCTGCGGACCGGAAAGCGCCTGACGCAGCGCATGAGCGAAATCGTCGTCACCTTCCGGCCCATTCCGCACAACATCTTCGGCGGCGCGGCCGGCCATGTGCAGCAGAACCAGCTGGTGCTGCGCCTGCAGCCCGACGAAGGCGTCAAGCAGTGGTTGATGATCAAGGATCCCGGCCCGGGCGGCATGCGGCTGCGCCACGTGCCGTTGGACATGAGCTTCGCCGAATCCTTCGGGGTTCGGAACCCGGACGCCTACGAGCGCCTGCTGATGGATGTCATTCGCGGCAACCAGACGCTGTTCATGCGGCGCGACGAGGTGGAAGCTGCCTGGGAATGGGTCGGCCCCATCCTGGCCGCCTGGGAAGAGAAAGATATCCGTCCGCAAGGGTACACGGCCGGAACGTGGGGCCCCTCCGGCTCCATCGCGCTCATCGAGCGGGACGGCAGAACCTGGCACGAGCCGGAGTAG
- the pgl gene encoding 6-phosphogluconolactonase — translation MDLRFHEYPTREALAEGLATGLAAVLATAIDARGAATLAVSGGSTPRLLFERLSQADIEWDRVCVFLVDERWVDEDSDRSNARLVRSGLLVGRAAKARFEPFFVPGRTAAEAAPDLSERFGALAQPLDAAILGMGNDGHTASFFPGSPQLGAALAPADGATVVAVEAPGAGEPRVTLTLPILLSAHFLALHIEGEDKRETLGLALVDGPLEDMPVRAVLRQDRRDDLQIFWAR, via the coding sequence ATGGATCTGCGTTTCCACGAATATCCGACGCGCGAGGCCCTGGCGGAAGGGCTGGCGACGGGCCTTGCCGCCGTGCTTGCCACGGCGATCGACGCGCGGGGCGCCGCGACGCTGGCCGTATCCGGCGGCTCGACGCCTCGTCTTCTGTTCGAGCGCCTGTCGCAGGCCGATATAGAATGGGACAGGGTATGCGTCTTCCTCGTCGATGAACGCTGGGTGGACGAGGACAGCGATCGGTCCAACGCGCGTCTCGTCCGCAGCGGACTCCTGGTTGGCAGAGCCGCCAAGGCACGCTTTGAACCCTTTTTCGTACCGGGTCGGACCGCAGCGGAAGCCGCCCCGGACCTCTCGGAGCGGTTCGGCGCCCTCGCGCAGCCCCTCGACGCGGCCATCCTGGGCATGGGCAATGACGGCCATACCGCATCCTTCTTTCCCGGCTCCCCGCAACTCGGCGCCGCGCTTGCACCCGCCGACGGCGCTACCGTCGTGGCCGTGGAGGCACCCGGCGCCGGGGAACCGCGCGTCACGCTGACCCTTCCCATTCTTCTGTCGGCGCATTTCCTGGCCCTGCATATCGAGGGTGAGGACAAGAGGGAAACGCTGGGGCTGGCGCTCGTCGACGGCCCGCTGGAAGACATGCCCGTCCGGGCCGTGCTGCGGCAGGACCGCCGCGACGACCTGCAGATTTTCTGGGCGCGCTGA
- the edd gene encoding phosphogluconate dehydratase, translating to MSADKRLIAITNRIRERSMAAREAYLARVLARAESRPRRSALGCGNLAHGFAACGTGDKARLMGDATPNLGIITAYNDMLSAHQPYERYPDIIRRAARDMGATAQVAGGVPAMCDGVTQGEAGMELSLFSRDVIALSAAVGLSHDMFDAAVYLGVCDKIVPGLVIAALTFGHLPAVFVPAGPMTSGLPNDEKARVRQLYAEGKVGRDELLEAESKSYHGPGTCTFYGTANSNQMLMEIMGLHLPGSSFVNPNTPLRDALTREAAQRALSITALGNEYTPVGVMVDERTIVNGVVGLHATGGSTNHTLHLVAMAAAAGITLTWQDISDLSDITPLLARVYPNGLADVNHFNAAGGMGFLIRELLGAGLLHEDVRTAYGMGLSAYTVEARLAADGVGVERVAAPSESLDPKVLARADTPFSSNGGLRVLDGNLGKAVIKVSAVKPERRVVTAPARVFDGQEAVQRAFRAGELTGDFVAVVRYQGPSANGMPELHKLTPTLGVLMDRGQNVALVTDGRMSGASGKVPAAIHVTPEAKEGGVIGRIRDGDLIRLDAEAGTLELLVDAADLAQREVAIPDLTGNDYGVGRELFGIFRTMVGPASKGATVF from the coding sequence ATGAGTGCCGACAAACGCCTCATTGCAATTACCAACCGCATCCGCGAGCGCTCCATGGCCGCCCGCGAAGCCTATCTTGCCCGCGTCCTGGCCCGCGCCGAGTCGCGGCCACGGCGCTCCGCGCTCGGCTGCGGCAACCTCGCCCACGGGTTCGCCGCCTGCGGCACCGGCGACAAGGCGCGGCTGATGGGGGACGCGACCCCGAATCTCGGCATCATCACCGCCTATAACGACATGCTGTCGGCGCACCAGCCTTACGAGCGCTATCCCGACATCATTCGCCGGGCCGCCCGCGACATGGGGGCGACGGCGCAGGTGGCCGGCGGCGTTCCCGCCATGTGCGACGGCGTCACGCAGGGCGAAGCCGGCATGGAGCTTTCTCTGTTCTCGCGCGATGTCATCGCCCTCTCGGCCGCTGTCGGCCTCAGCCACGACATGTTCGACGCGGCGGTCTATCTCGGCGTCTGCGACAAGATCGTGCCGGGGCTCGTCATCGCCGCGCTGACCTTCGGCCATCTGCCGGCGGTGTTCGTGCCGGCGGGTCCCATGACCTCGGGTCTGCCCAATGACGAAAAGGCGCGGGTGCGCCAGCTCTATGCGGAGGGTAAGGTCGGCCGCGACGAACTGCTGGAGGCGGAATCGAAGTCCTATCACGGGCCCGGCACCTGCACCTTCTACGGAACCGCCAATTCCAACCAGATGCTCATGGAGATCATGGGCCTGCATTTGCCCGGCAGCTCGTTCGTCAACCCCAATACCCCCTTGCGCGACGCCCTTACCCGCGAGGCCGCGCAACGCGCCCTGTCCATCACGGCCCTCGGCAACGAGTATACGCCCGTCGGGGTGATGGTGGACGAGCGCACCATCGTCAACGGCGTCGTCGGACTGCACGCCACCGGCGGCTCCACCAACCATACGCTGCATCTGGTTGCGATGGCGGCCGCGGCGGGCATCACGCTGACATGGCAGGATATTTCCGACCTGTCCGACATCACGCCGCTTCTGGCGCGCGTCTACCCGAACGGCCTGGCCGACGTGAACCATTTCAACGCAGCCGGCGGCATGGGCTTCCTGATCCGTGAGCTGCTGGGCGCCGGGCTCCTGCACGAGGATGTCCGCACGGCATACGGCATGGGCCTGTCGGCCTACACGGTCGAGGCAAGGCTGGCTGCCGACGGCGTAGGCGTGGAGCGGGTCGCCGCGCCGTCCGAAAGCCTGGACCCAAAGGTTCTGGCTCGCGCGGATACGCCCTTCTCGTCCAATGGCGGATTGCGTGTTCTTGACGGCAATCTCGGCAAGGCCGTCATCAAGGTTTCGGCCGTCAAGCCCGAGCGGCGCGTCGTTACCGCCCCTGCCCGCGTCTTCGACGGACAGGAAGCCGTGCAGCGCGCCTTCCGCGCCGGAGAGCTGACGGGCGACTTCGTCGCCGTCGTCCGGTATCAGGGCCCGTCGGCCAACGGCATGCCCGAGCTTCACAAGCTGACGCCGACTCTGGGGGTTCTCATGGATCGCGGACAGAATGTCGCCCTGGTGACGGACGGGCGCATGTCCGGCGCTTCCGGCAAGGTGCCGGCGGCCATTCATGTCACGCCCGAAGCCAAGGAGGGCGGCGTCATCGGCCGCATCCGCGACGGCGACCTGATCCGGCTGGACGCCGAGGCCGGCACGCTGGAACTGCTCGTCGATGCGGCCGACCTGGCGCAGCGCGAGGTCGCCATTCCCGACCTGACCGGCAACGACTACGGCGTCGGCCGCGAATTGTTCGGCATTTTCCGGACCATGGTCGGCCCGGCCTCGAAGGGCGCGACCGTCTTCTGA
- a CDS encoding nucleoside-diphosphate sugar epimerase/dehydratase has protein sequence MFDTKPHLPRGSLRSLGIVHDVLVAALSMALSLGLAWNFNAFAVYWQLWAIVGSFALMSALMFPLFSLNSGAWRYASLLDVVSIVKAVTAIVTIFLLGHFILFRGAFLPRSALVMCWFIMIVGLGGPRLIYRLSKERGFNETATRPLGIGKVEHIVLYGFNDNADLFIRNARRSQPNTHIVAILDPRPKNWRRRLHGVRVVGDLSSLATLARKNELSASPISQIVVTQTNLPPVDMSNVVEAAAPLKIAVKRLPDISKAGGVDSEAPIETLPVSLEDLLGRREVDLEIREVAQLINDRAIAVTGAGGSIGSELCKQIAAFQPSKLLLIDSSEFNLYSIGRQLAALFPGVGREERILDVRMADRVLAAFTAFKPDVVFHAAALKHVPLVEQNPVEGIETNLLGTRNVADAALAAEAAAFVMVSTDKAVNPANVMGATKRAAEAYCQALDLSGSATRFMTVRFGNVLGSAGSVIPLFHSQLQRGGPLTVTHPKITRFFMTIPEACRLILHAAGHGVAARTERGRIFVLDMGEPILITELAERLIQLAGLRPGVDIAIEYIGLRPGEKLYEELFGDGEIIERTGRDGLLAASSRVSDTSFLRRNFAALEKAIRANDAGRAIALLSHIVPDYRPAQGERPAIGDLAGVAPSLPAPPPS, from the coding sequence ATGTTCGACACGAAGCCGCATCTGCCGCGCGGGTCGCTCCGCTCTCTCGGCATCGTCCACGACGTGCTGGTTGCGGCCTTGTCGATGGCGCTGTCGCTGGGCCTCGCCTGGAACTTCAACGCCTTCGCCGTCTACTGGCAGCTCTGGGCCATCGTCGGCAGCTTCGCCCTGATGTCGGCCCTGATGTTTCCGTTGTTCTCCTTGAACAGCGGCGCCTGGCGCTATGCCTCGCTGCTGGACGTCGTCTCCATCGTCAAGGCCGTCACCGCCATCGTGACGATTTTCCTGTTGGGGCACTTCATCCTGTTTCGCGGCGCCTTCCTGCCGCGTTCCGCTTTGGTGATGTGCTGGTTCATCATGATCGTCGGGCTGGGCGGGCCGCGCCTGATCTACCGCCTCTCCAAGGAGCGCGGGTTCAACGAGACGGCCACACGGCCGCTGGGCATCGGCAAGGTCGAGCATATCGTGCTCTACGGCTTCAACGACAATGCGGACCTTTTCATCCGCAACGCGCGCCGCTCCCAGCCCAATACCCATATCGTCGCCATCCTGGACCCACGACCCAAGAACTGGCGCCGCCGGCTGCACGGAGTGCGCGTGGTGGGGGATCTGTCGTCGCTCGCCACCCTGGCTCGCAAGAACGAGCTGTCGGCCAGCCCCATCTCGCAGATCGTCGTCACGCAGACCAATTTGCCGCCTGTCGACATGTCCAACGTGGTTGAGGCGGCAGCCCCATTGAAGATCGCCGTCAAGCGCCTGCCGGACATATCGAAGGCCGGCGGCGTCGACAGCGAGGCGCCGATAGAGACGCTGCCCGTCTCGCTGGAAGACCTCCTCGGCCGCCGCGAGGTGGATCTGGAAATCCGCGAGGTTGCGCAGTTGATCAACGACCGCGCCATTGCGGTAACCGGCGCCGGCGGCAGCATCGGATCGGAACTCTGCAAACAGATCGCGGCCTTCCAGCCCAGCAAGCTGCTGCTGATCGACAGTTCCGAGTTCAATCTCTATTCCATCGGCCGCCAGCTTGCGGCCTTGTTCCCGGGCGTGGGAAGGGAAGAGCGGATCCTCGACGTCCGCATGGCCGACAGGGTTCTTGCGGCCTTCACCGCCTTCAAACCGGATGTCGTCTTCCACGCCGCGGCGCTGAAGCATGTGCCGCTGGTGGAGCAGAACCCGGTCGAGGGCATAGAGACCAACTTGCTCGGCACGCGCAACGTCGCCGATGCCGCCCTGGCGGCCGAAGCGGCCGCCTTCGTGATGGTATCCACCGACAAGGCGGTCAACCCGGCCAATGTCATGGGCGCCACCAAGCGCGCCGCCGAGGCCTATTGCCAGGCGCTGGACCTGTCGGGCAGCGCCACGCGCTTCATGACGGTACGTTTCGGCAACGTGCTCGGCTCGGCGGGATCGGTCATTCCCCTGTTCCATTCCCAGTTGCAGCGCGGCGGACCGCTGACGGTGACGCATCCGAAGATCACCCGCTTCTTCATGACCATCCCGGAAGCCTGCCGCCTGATCCTGCATGCGGCGGGGCACGGCGTTGCCGCGCGCACGGAGCGGGGGCGGATCTTCGTCCTGGACATGGGCGAGCCCATCCTGATCACCGAACTGGCCGAGCGGCTGATCCAGCTTGCGGGCCTGCGCCCCGGCGTCGACATCGCGATCGAATATATCGGCCTGCGGCCCGGTGAGAAACTCTATGAAGAGTTGTTCGGCGATGGCGAGATCATCGAGCGGACCGGGCGCGACGGCTTGCTGGCGGCCAGCTCCCGCGTATCGGACACATCGTTCCTGAGACGCAATTTCGCGGCGCTGGAGAAGGCGATCCGCGCCAACGACGCCGGCCGCGCCATCGCTCTGCTGTCGCATATCGTGCCGGATTACCGGCCTGCGCAGGGCGAGCGCCCGGCCATTGGCGACCTGGCGGGCGTGGCGCCCTCGCTTCCGGCGCCGCCGCCATCCTGA
- a CDS encoding LysR substrate-binding domain-containing protein, with translation MDFRQLRYFVAIADSGTFSRAAETLRISQPSLSQQIRNLEDELGVELLSRHARGVALTELGQQFYDHARRILSGVERAREVMHARKGHPRGRISVGLPTSAARNLSLPLFRELAVRAPDIELHIVEAMSGYLDDFVQGGRLDVALLYDHRAYEDVAWTEMVVEDLCLFVSSRHPWGRRRQLAFDRVFDMPLVLPGRPHALRTVVERLAARRGMTVDALDCDSLPAIARLVTSEGFGAIMPHFAFLDELARGEMVALDIVDPTPSWRLSVVVSQRTVNPRGSEAVARALGDVIARLVGDGTWRASLSQPIIPALAPMAGRTVATGDRRQPQV, from the coding sequence ATGGACTTCCGGCAGCTCAGATATTTCGTCGCGATTGCCGACAGCGGCACCTTTTCCCGCGCGGCGGAAACCCTCCGCATTTCCCAACCCTCGCTCAGCCAGCAGATCCGAAACCTGGAGGACGAACTCGGCGTCGAGCTTCTGTCCCGCCACGCCCGCGGCGTCGCGCTAACGGAACTCGGCCAGCAGTTCTACGACCATGCGCGGCGCATCCTGTCGGGTGTCGAGCGCGCAAGAGAGGTCATGCATGCCCGCAAGGGCCATCCACGCGGCCGAATATCCGTCGGCCTGCCGACATCGGCGGCGCGCAACCTGTCGCTGCCGCTGTTCCGTGAACTTGCGGTGCGCGCGCCCGATATCGAGCTTCATATCGTCGAGGCCATGTCGGGCTATCTCGACGATTTCGTCCAGGGCGGCCGGCTGGATGTCGCGCTGCTTTACGATCACCGGGCCTATGAGGATGTCGCCTGGACGGAGATGGTCGTGGAGGATCTGTGCCTGTTCGTATCCTCGCGACATCCATGGGGACGGCGTCGTCAGCTTGCCTTCGACCGCGTGTTCGACATGCCGCTCGTTCTGCCGGGCCGCCCGCATGCGCTGCGAACCGTCGTCGAGCGGCTGGCGGCGCGGCGTGGCATGACCGTGGATGCACTGGATTGCGACAGCCTGCCCGCCATAGCCCGGCTGGTCACCTCCGAAGGGTTCGGTGCGATCATGCCGCATTTCGCCTTCCTGGATGAGCTCGCGCGCGGTGAGATGGTTGCGCTGGACATCGTCGATCCGACACCGTCGTGGCGGCTGTCGGTTGTCGTATCGCAACGCACCGTCAACCCACGAGGCAGCGAAGCCGTGGCGCGGGCGCTCGGCGATGTGATCGCGCGGCTTGTCGGCGACGGTACGTGGCGTGCAAGCTTGTCGCAGCCGATCATCCCGGCCCTTGCCCCGATGGCCGGCCGCACCGTGGCGACAGGTGACAGGCGGCAACCGCAGGTTTAA
- a CDS encoding spermidine/putrescine ABC transporter substrate-binding protein, giving the protein MSRFLIRDPRELFLRPTRRTVLQGAGALAGATALGLGTGASMAQDNVLNILTWPGHGDPAFVKPFEDEYGVKVVAKEYVGGEPMLALMNQSPPGSFDVVLADAEYIGMLQDGGFIDALDPADYPLADYWPEFQKFPLHWVGDELYSVMIRFGYLGLAYRTDMLAPEDVTSYEALWNEKVKGKVGFFDWYLPTMGCLSLYDGNASPFDIDDTAYEKLSETLFSLRPQTSGFYSMADQFAMLTNGTAAVIPGIGDWVVLLLQNEGVPVDAVVPEQGGIQWTESMSIVSSSTKKDLAKKFIQYASSPEGQFRSARLPAYWASIPNKKGWEMMNAEAPEDAVKLRHTFDARNVMDEYKEGKIHIRQTPVQQDIETWNDTWSEFKAM; this is encoded by the coding sequence ATGAGCCGCTTCCTGATCCGCGACCCACGCGAGCTTTTTCTTCGTCCGACGCGCAGAACCGTCCTTCAGGGTGCGGGCGCGCTGGCCGGCGCGACAGCGCTCGGCCTCGGCACCGGCGCATCGATGGCGCAGGACAACGTGCTCAACATCCTCACCTGGCCGGGCCATGGCGATCCCGCCTTCGTCAAGCCGTTCGAGGACGAGTACGGCGTCAAGGTGGTGGCCAAGGAGTATGTAGGCGGAGAACCGATGCTGGCGCTGATGAACCAGTCGCCTCCCGGCTCCTTCGACGTCGTGCTTGCGGATGCCGAGTACATCGGCATGCTGCAGGATGGCGGCTTCATCGACGCGCTGGACCCGGCCGATTACCCGCTGGCCGACTATTGGCCGGAGTTCCAGAAGTTCCCGCTGCATTGGGTCGGCGACGAGCTCTATTCCGTCATGATCCGCTTCGGCTATCTGGGCCTGGCCTACCGCACGGATATGCTGGCGCCGGAAGACGTTACCTCCTACGAGGCGCTGTGGAACGAGAAGGTGAAGGGCAAGGTCGGCTTCTTCGACTGGTACCTGCCCACCATGGGCTGCCTGAGCCTCTATGACGGCAACGCCTCGCCCTTCGACATCGACGACACGGCTTACGAAAAGCTGAGCGAAACGCTCTTCTCCCTGCGGCCGCAGACCAGCGGCTTCTATTCCATGGCAGACCAGTTCGCCATGCTGACCAACGGAACAGCCGCCGTCATCCCCGGCATCGGCGACTGGGTCGTGCTGCTGCTGCAGAACGAGGGCGTGCCCGTGGACGCGGTCGTGCCCGAGCAGGGCGGCATCCAGTGGACGGAATCCATGTCCATCGTCTCCAGCTCCACCAAAAAGGATCTGGCCAAGAAGTTCATCCAGTATGCCAGCTCGCCCGAGGGCCAGTTCCGCTCCGCACGCCTGCCGGCCTATTGGGCATCCATCCCCAACAAGAAGGGCTGGGAGATGATGAACGCCGAGGCGCCCGAGGACGCGGTCAAGCTGCGCCACACCTTCGATGCCCGCAACGTCATGGACGAGTACAAGGAAGGCAAGATCCACATCCGCCAGACGCCGGTGCAGCAGGATATCGAGACCTGGAACGACACCTGGTCCGAATTCAAGGCGATGTGA
- a CDS encoding ABC transporter permease → MTVRRSRFGLVLGLPMFLWQAAFFVAPLLFLVAMTFWSVRNFRLRPDFTLANWEAVLSAGFFQNAFVHTFVLSSLAALCVSLLAFPVSYALAFKAPSRWRLLLAGLLLVPFFTSFPVRIYSMQIFFSPSGIIHALVSPFGLTAPSILNTPTGTFIGYLTLTAPLVILLQTIALGAVDRTLVQAAHNLGCGRMATVFRIVVPSARVGLVLAAAFAFILCFGDYISPQFLGGSNPPTLSILIADQVKSGNHWPRASVVAVVMIVTLTAVLGILMKLAYGRRPS, encoded by the coding sequence ATGACGGTGCGTCGCTCCCGCTTCGGCCTCGTTCTCGGCCTGCCAATGTTCCTGTGGCAGGCCGCGTTCTTCGTGGCTCCGCTTCTCTTCCTCGTCGCGATGACGTTCTGGTCCGTCCGCAACTTCCGCCTGCGGCCCGATTTCACGCTCGCCAACTGGGAGGCCGTGCTTTCGGCCGGCTTCTTCCAGAATGCCTTCGTCCATACCTTCGTATTGTCGTCGCTTGCCGCGCTCTGCGTCAGCCTCCTCGCCTTCCCGGTATCCTATGCCCTGGCATTCAAGGCGCCGTCACGCTGGCGCCTGCTTCTGGCCGGCCTGCTTCTGGTGCCCTTCTTCACCAGTTTCCCCGTCCGCATCTACTCGATGCAGATCTTCTTCAGCCCGTCCGGGATCATTCATGCGCTCGTCTCGCCATTCGGCCTGACCGCACCTTCCATCCTGAATACACCCACCGGCACCTTCATCGGCTATCTGACCCTCACCGCGCCGCTGGTCATCCTATTGCAGACGATCGCGCTGGGCGCAGTCGACAGAACCCTGGTGCAGGCCGCGCACAATCTCGGCTGTGGCCGGATGGCGACCGTGTTTCGCATCGTCGTGCCTTCGGCGCGGGTGGGGCTGGTGCTTGCCGCCGCCTTCGCCTTCATCCTCTGCTTCGGGGATTACATCAGCCCGCAGTTCCTGGGCGGGTCCAACCCGCCGACGCTGTCCATCCTGATCGCCGACCAGGTGAAATCCGGCAATCACTGGCCGCGTGCATCGGTCGTCGCCGTCGTGATGATCGTGACCCTCACCGCCGTTCTCGGCATCCTGATGAAGCTTGCCTATGGGCGGCGCCCGTCATGA
- a CDS encoding ABC transporter permease — MKTDATGRLINCLLAAWAVVVFLFIFAPILSTVVFSFNADRFPALPWGGFSLQWYEAIFADATVRRGLANSLVVAGFAAMISTALGFTAAYVDYRYRFFGKAVYMALATLPPTVPVVIMGVAMLSFQGRIGLSGTIPGLVAAHVVVCAPFAMALVRMRLADLDKDLEPAAWNLGCGQWMTLRRIVIPFATPAIAAALLITASVSFDEFMVAWFISGLNETLPVRVLAMLQGQVSPRINAVGALVFAVSIVLVALAQLIAARRLAAGRIKGNSP, encoded by the coding sequence ATGAAGACCGACGCGACGGGCCGGCTCATCAATTGCCTGCTGGCTGCCTGGGCGGTGGTCGTCTTCCTGTTCATCTTCGCGCCGATCCTGTCGACGGTGGTCTTCTCGTTCAACGCCGACCGCTTCCCCGCGCTGCCGTGGGGCGGCTTCTCCCTTCAATGGTACGAGGCCATCTTCGCCGACGCGACGGTGCGTCGCGGGCTGGCCAACAGCCTGGTCGTCGCCGGCTTTGCCGCCATGATATCGACTGCCCTCGGCTTCACCGCCGCCTATGTCGATTATCGGTATCGCTTCTTCGGCAAGGCCGTCTACATGGCGCTGGCAACGCTGCCGCCGACCGTGCCCGTCGTCATCATGGGCGTGGCGATGCTCAGCTTCCAGGGCCGCATCGGCCTGTCGGGCACCATCCCCGGCCTCGTGGCGGCCCATGTGGTGGTCTGCGCGCCCTTTGCCATGGCGCTCGTGCGCATGCGGCTTGCCGACCTCGACAAGGATCTGGAACCCGCCGCCTGGAACCTCGGCTGCGGCCAGTGGATGACGCTGCGCCGGATCGTCATCCCCTTCGCCACGCCGGCCATCGCCGCCGCGCTCCTTATCACCGCGTCGGTCTCCTTCGATGAATTCATGGTCGCGTGGTTCATCTCCGGGCTCAACGAAACGCTCCCCGTACGCGTGCTCGCCATGCTGCAAGGACAGGTCAGCCCGCGCATCAACGCCGTCGGGGCACTCGTCTTTGCTGTTTCGATCGTCCTGGTGGCGCTGGCGCAACTGATCGCCGCACGGCGGCTGGCGGCCGGCCGTATCAAGGGAAACAGTCCATGA